One window of the Lytechinus pictus isolate F3 Inbred chromosome 5, Lp3.0, whole genome shotgun sequence genome contains the following:
- the LOC129262240 gene encoding ADAMTS-like protein 5 has translation MMVGICYTRVCFIPAIICLLWTGSVNSEDATHRQVDKIDVRSASRSLIDWRHRVRRASLTSVWSSWSGWSACSRTCGGGAQFKTRHCMSRIPMRYMTGALTCPGDRREYRTCNIKDCPHHHLDYRSAQCAVFNQRDIQGNIIREWLPVYNSQEECELVCHTSDGAYMYTFGRVLDGTRCRFEDRDMCINGKCNKVGCDGVLYSNLTKDSCGVCGGLNETCGYVRNVYTDEYPVKGYYRYSKIGSIPAGATNIRINDKSGLNYIAIKDESNNFILNGDWTISWPGSYEAAGTSIFYDRKNDGLENVIADGPLNSSLNLMIIFRERNPGVEYEYWLPPKTTDNEVHSINYNNEIQMLPFLPEVKGTPEKKKFGTIESTNKKQLPEHEESVSPASSPADNEKRPALKSSDKKSKRKNKNNNTRKEKCGKCKRVKGRAVHFCKGSYAILFEVVGQATIDGETRYDVAIEESFKNRMQLNHREYLWVTNSCPCPKLRTGGRYITTGDRVTDLESGESRLTLERENLVVKYKPGLRESWNRLQRKEESICSKYL, from the exons ATGATGGTTGGGATTTGTTACACCAGAGTCTGTTTCATTCCCGCTATTATCTGTCTTCTTTGGACTGGTTCCGTTAACAGTGAAGATGCTACACATCGTCAG GTTGATAAGATTGACGTAAGAAGTGCATCGAGATCGCTTATCGACTGGCGACATCGAGTACGACGGGCATCGTTGACCAGCGTTTGGTCATCGTGGAGTGGATGGTCAGCGTGTTCGAGAACGTGTGGCGGTGGAGCGCAGTTTAAGACTAGACATTGTATGAGTAG GATCCCGATGAGGTATATGACAGGAGCTCTGACCTGCCCAGGAGACAGGAGAGAGTATCGGACGTGTAACATAAAG GACTGTCCCCACCATCATCTTGACTACAGATCGGCTCAATGTGCTGTATTCAACCAACGTGATATTCAAGGGAATATAATCAGAGAATGGCTGCCAGTATACAATT CTCAAGAGGAATGTGAGTTAGTATGTCATACATCCGATGGAGcatatatgtatacatttgGAAGAGTACTGGATGGAACGCGTTGCCGATTTGAGGATCGGGATATGTGTATcaatggaaaatgtaat AAAGTTGGATGTGACGGAGTATTGTATTCCAATCTGACCAAGGATTCATGTGGTGTATGTGGAGGGCTCAACGAGACATGTGGATACGTTAGGAATGTATATACAGATGAATATCCAGTAAAAG GTTATTACAGGTATAGTAAGATTGGTTCAATACCAGCTGGAGCTACCAACATCAGGATCAACGATAAAAGTGGACTCAATTATATAG CCATAAAGGACGAGtccaataatttcattttgaatggtGATTGGACCATAAGCTGGCCTGGTAGCTATGAAGCAGCTGGTACATCTATATTCTATGATAGAAAGAATGATGGATTGGAAAACGTGATAGCTGATGGACCTCTTAATAGTTCACTAAATCTTATG ATCATATTTCGGGAGCGCAACCCAGGTGTGGAGTATGAGTATTGGCTCCCACCCAAGACTACAGATAATGAAGTACATAGTATCAACTATAACAATGAGATACAGATGCTTCCATTCTTACCAGAAGTAAAAGGAACACCAGAAAAGAAGAAATTTGGTACAATAG AATCAACAAATAAGAAGCAACTCCCTGAACATGAAGAATCCGTTTCGCCCGCCTCATCGCCAGCAGACAATGAGAAAAGACCGGCATTAAAGAGTTCTGataaaaagagtaaaaggaagaacaaaaacaacaatactCGAAAAG agaaatGCGGTAAATGCAAAAGGGTGAAAGGTCGAGCGGTGCACTTTTGTAAAGGTTCCTATG CAATCTTATTTGAAGTCGTCGGCCAGGCAACCATCGATGGCGAAACACGATACGACGTCGCTATCGAGGAGAGCTTCAAAAACAGGATGCAACTTAACCATCGCGAGTACTTATGGGTTACCAACTCATGCCCCTGCCCTAAGCTTCGAACAGGTGGTCGATATATCACAACCGGTGATCGAGTCACAGACTTAGAGTCAGGCGAGAGCAGATTAACTTTAGAGCGGGAAAACTTGGTTGTCAAGTACAAACCAGGATTGAGAGAATCTTGGAATCGATTGCAGAGGAAAGAAGAATCCATTTGCTCTAAATATCTCTGA